A part of Flavobacteriaceae bacterium GSB9 genomic DNA contains:
- a CDS encoding DnaJ domain-containing protein, translated as MSFSKWIGGALGWSFGGPIGAIIGLAIGSLIDSVADGSGEPLIGQGRPRGGRATYRTQPRQRPETQSGDFEVSLLILASVIIKADGKQDKRELDFVRQQFLNMYGKERANHAFQLFKNISKQNVSIRPVCLQIKQMMDHPSRLQLVHFLFGIAKADEFVTEAEERQIYTMAGYLGISSKDYASIKAMFYNSSDNAYKVLEIDKTATVDEIKKAYRAMAKKYHPDRVRHLGKEHQEGAEEKFRHVQKAYEQLQKERGF; from the coding sequence ATGAGTTTTTCGAAATGGATAGGTGGTGCTTTAGGGTGGTCCTTTGGAGGGCCTATAGGTGCTATTATAGGTTTGGCTATTGGCAGTTTAATTGATTCGGTGGCCGATGGCAGTGGCGAGCCGCTTATAGGTCAGGGAAGGCCGCGAGGGGGAAGGGCCACCTACCGTACTCAGCCAAGACAGCGTCCAGAAACACAATCAGGTGATTTTGAGGTGAGCTTGCTAATTTTGGCATCGGTCATCATAAAAGCCGATGGGAAACAAGATAAGCGTGAGTTGGATTTTGTGCGCCAACAGTTTTTAAATATGTACGGTAAAGAACGAGCCAACCATGCTTTTCAGCTCTTCAAGAATATTAGTAAACAAAATGTTTCAATACGTCCGGTTTGTTTACAGATAAAACAAATGATGGATCACCCATCACGTTTACAATTGGTACATTTTCTATTTGGAATTGCCAAGGCTGATGAGTTTGTAACTGAAGCTGAAGAACGCCAAATCTACACTATGGCAGGTTATTTGGGTATTAGTTCGAAAGATTATGCTAGTATAAAAGCCATGTTTTACAACAGTAGCGATAATGCATATAAAGTTTTAGAGATTGATAAAACTGCTACTGTTGATGAGATTAAAAAAGCCTACCGAGCCATGGCCAAAAAATACCACCCCGATAGAGTGCGACACTTAGGAAAAGAACACCAAGAAGGTGCCGAAGAAAAGTTTAGACACGTGCAAAAAGCATACGAGCAGCTGCAAAAAGAACGTGGGTTTTAA
- a CDS encoding LD-carboxypeptidase: protein MTKNLLTTCLFCAFFFFGIKPFSAQNRSVEKHNTTLKQPPYLKAGDTVAIVAPSGILKNRTSEIRQAQALLKDWGLHSILGEHVFTQAHHFAGTDDERCEDFQQALDDPKIKAIWCARGGYGSVRILDKLNWSTFKQQPKWIIGYSDITGFHSQVHNEGIESIHAMMCTSLQDNTSEIEATISTFKDAIFGNHLSYTLKGSKYNKTGKTSGQLVGGNLTMLHTMLGSPSSINTAGKILFIEEIGEYKYHIDRMLQSLKRAGYFDNCNGVIVGDMTKLRKNTTLWGTSIEHLILDALAEYDFPIAFNMPAGHEKDNRAMILGRTVELTVGSGQSIVVFQN, encoded by the coding sequence ATGACGAAAAACCTACTGACAACTTGCCTGTTTTGTGCGTTTTTTTTCTTCGGAATAAAACCGTTTTCAGCCCAAAATAGGTCTGTTGAAAAACACAATACCACTTTGAAACAACCACCATATTTAAAAGCAGGCGATACCGTAGCTATTGTTGCCCCTTCGGGAATTTTAAAAAACAGAACTAGTGAAATACGACAAGCCCAGGCTCTTTTAAAGGATTGGGGATTACATTCGATTTTGGGAGAACATGTGTTCACACAAGCTCATCATTTTGCAGGCACAGACGATGAGCGTTGTGAAGATTTCCAACAAGCCCTGGACGACCCTAAAATAAAAGCTATTTGGTGCGCTCGTGGTGGCTATGGTTCGGTTAGAATTCTAGATAAATTAAACTGGTCGACATTTAAACAGCAGCCCAAATGGATTATTGGTTATTCTGATATTACGGGCTTTCACAGCCAGGTTCACAATGAAGGCATTGAAAGCATTCATGCCATGATGTGTACCAGTTTACAGGACAACACTTCTGAAATTGAAGCAACCATTTCAACCTTTAAAGATGCCATTTTTGGAAACCATTTAAGCTATACTTTAAAAGGCTCAAAATACAACAAAACAGGAAAAACATCGGGGCAGTTGGTTGGCGGCAATTTAACCATGTTACATACCATGCTGGGATCGCCGAGCAGTATCAATACTGCTGGAAAAATTTTGTTTATTGAAGAAATTGGAGAATACAAATACCATATAGACCGTATGCTACAAAGCCTAAAGCGTGCTGGTTATTTTGATAATTGTAATGGCGTAATTGTAGGCGATATGACCAAACTACGAAAAAACACGACGCTTTGGGGTACTTCAATTGAGCATTTGATTTTGGATGCTTTGGCAGAATACGATTTCCCGATAGCTTTTAACATGCCTGCTGGGCATGAAAAGGACAATAGGGCGATGATTTTAGGAAGAACTGTTGAATTGACAGTAGGTAGTGGGCAGTCTATTGTGGTCTTTCAAAATTAA